GCTTTGGCCTGCGCCACGTTCAGCGGCGGCGTGCCCGGCTTGAACATGGACGCCAACTGCCGGCGCAACTCCGGCGAGTCGGTGTGGCCATGCACGGCGACTGCATGCTGCACGGCCGCGTCAAGCAGTTCCTTGTCGCTGTCAGCCGACAGCGCGACGCTGCAGTTCATGGTGCTGGGAAATTCGCGGCAATCAATGTATTGGCGTGACATGATGGCTCCTTTCAGTGGTTTGCTTCATCAAGAACTGACTCCGGTTTGAAACCTCCCCCCTTCAGGAGGATAGAATTTATTTGGGAGAGGGTAACCTCTTCCAAATTCGTCCCGAAAGGGGCGTGGATTGAAACAACGGCGTCTGGGCGGTGCGCCGAAACCGTGTTCTTCTCCCTGCGGCCGGGCTTGCACCGGCATGCAGGGCTTCCTATACTGAAATGCACGATTGCAAAGGAAGCACCCATGGCGACATGCTGAAGTCGCCAGGGAGTATTGCCAATACGCAGCAATGCGTAGGCACCAGCCAGTGGAGCCGCCATGAACCACCTCACCCAAAACGACTTCGCCAGCGCCTTGCAGGTGCTGGCGCGAATCGAGGCGCAGGCCGATAGCGTGCGCGGCTTTGCGCGGGCGGTGGCGCAGGCGCTGAACGGCTTGGTGGCCGCCGAATTGACGACGCTCTCGGTCCGTGAACTGGGCACCGGCCAGCGCGAGGTGCTGGGCTTGCCCGGCGCCCTGCATGGCGACGACGAGCGGCGCATCGGGCTTGAGTACGCCATCGCCGTACCGCTGTTCAGCGACCGCCGAACGCGGGTGAGCATCGTGCTTGAGCGGCGCGGCCTTGATTTTGACGAGCGCGACCGCGAACGGCTGGAGTTGCTGCGCCCGCATCTTGCCTTTCTTTACCACCACGCACGCCATGCGCGGGCCGCCGTCGCGCCGGAGGAGGAGGGGACGGCGCTGCCGCTGCCACCCGGCATCCATGCGACTGGCCTGACGCAACGCGAGGCCGAGGTGATGCACTGGCTGGCCTGCGGCAAGACGGATGCCGAGATCGCGGCGCTGCTGGCCATCAGCCCGCGCACCGTGCAAAAGCATCTGGAGCATATCTATGTGAAGCTGGGCGTGGAAACGCGCACGGCGGCGGTCATGCGCGCGCTGGCGATCTGTCATCACGCAAGCCTCGGGAATTCAGACCATTTTCTTGTTTAAATATGCATTTTTCGCTTTAAGCACGGGCATATACAGCTATTGAAATAATAGCAATAAGATTCAGGTGCCCGATCTCTTCACCGCTACACCAAAAGCACCACCAGCGCCCCCGCGCCGCCCTCGGCGGGGCGCGCCTGCACGAAGGCCAGCACTTCCTGCTTCTGGATCAGCCAGCTTTGCACCCGGCCCTTGAGCACCGGCATCTTGCCCGGCGAACCCAGGCCCTTGCCGTGCACCACGCGCACGCAGCGCAGGCCGGCCTTGTTGGCTTCGCGGATGAAGGCGCCCAGCGCGTTGCGCGCATCCTCGCGCCGAAAGCCGTGCAAATCGAGCTGGCGCTGAATGCTCCAGTTGCCCCGGCGCAGCTTGCGCACCACGTCAGGGCCGATGCCGGGCCGGCGAAAACTCAGCGTTTCATCGGTGTGCAGCAGCGTCTCGACATCAAACTCGTCCGACAGGGCTTCCTGCATCACAGCCATCTCGTCGAGCCGCAGCTGTTCGGCAATCGGGGCCGGCCGCGCCCGCTCCAGGCTGGCCCGGTGGCCCGGCCGGTGCTGCGGCGGCAAGGCCACGACGCGTCCGACGGCGCGTGAAAACAGCTCTTTTTCAGCCCGGGCCAGCGCGGCGGCCGCCTGGAGCGCGGCCAGCCGCTGCGCTTCCAGCCGGGCGCGCATTTCCAGCTCGCGGCGGACCAGCTTGAGATCCTTGAGATCCCGGATCAGCAGGCTTTTTTCGCTTTTTTGGCGGGGGAAGGAGGGCTGCAGCATGGTGGCGATGGTGAAAAAATGCCTGGGGCACCCATCCTAAACCAGTCCCATCTCGGCCATCGACACCGCCAGGGAGGCGGTCACCACGAAATGGTCGAGCACCCGCACATCGACCAGCGCCAGCGCGGTCTTCAGGGTCTGGGTCAGCATTTCGTCGGCGCGCGAGGGCTGCGCCGCGCCGCTCGGGTGGTTGTGCGCCAGCACCACGCTGGCCGCATTCAGCGCCAGCGCCCGGATCACCACCTCGCGCGGGTAGACGCTGGTCTGCGTCAGCGTGCCCCGAAACAGTTCCTCCAGCGCGATCAGCCGGTGCTGGCTGTCGAGGAACAGCACGGCGAAAATCTCGTGCGGCCGGTTGCCCAGCTGCAGTTGCAGGTAGTCGCGCACCGCTTGCGGCGTGGTGAACAGCGCCTTTTCCTTCAGCTCCTCGGCGAGTGCGCGGCGCGCCAGTTCCAGCACGGCGACGATTTCGGCGCGCTTGGCCGGCCCCAGCCCCTTGATGCATTTGAGCGCTTCGGGGCCGGTGTGCAGCAGCCCGGCCACGCCGCCAAAGTTGTCGAGCAGTTCCTGGCCCATCTGCAGCGCATTCTTGCCGGGCAGGCCGGTACGCAGCAACAGCGCCAGCAATTCGGCATCGCTGAGCGCCGCAGGGCCACGGGCCAGCAGTTTCTCGCGCGGACGGGCGTCCGCGGGCAGGTCTTTGATGAGCATTGAGGGGCGCGGCCTGGAAATTGAAAGCAAAAGTAAAAAAGAAACTGGAGTATGCAGCAGGCCAGCGGGGTCAATCCGCACGGGAAGCCCTGAAAAATGCTTGAAATGGCGCGCCGCTGCACGGAGGCCAGCCCGACTTTCTACAATAGAGCCCGTTCAGTCACTGTTGCCGGCCGACCACCCGTGGTGGCCCGAAAGTCTTTATGCCTACCCTGCAATCCTCCATCCAGTCCGCCCAGCCCGATGCCGCCCCGGTGGTCGAGCCAGGCTCCTTCCTGACCCTGCACTACCGCATGGCCGCGCCGGGCGGCGCCAGCATCATCAACACCTTCGACAGCAAGCCCGCAACGCTGAGCCTGGGCAACGGCGAGTTGTCGCCGGCCATCGAGCAGCGCCTGCTGGGCCTGCCCGAAGGCACGCGCACCACGTTCCAGCTGGCCGCCGGCGAGGCTTTTGGCGAGCGCAACCCGGAGCTGGTGCAATGGGTCGCGCGCAAGCTGCTCAACCAGCTGGGCGACCCCGACGAGCGCTACAGCGTGGGCGATGTGGTGCAGTTCCCCACGCCCGACGGCATGGGCCAGTACGCCGGCGCGGTGCAGCAGGTCAAGGACGGCGACGACGCGGCGGTGCAGTTTGACTTCAACCATCCGCTGGCCGGCCAGCCGGTGGAGTTTGAAGTGCATGTGATCGGGGTGCTGTGAGCATGTCGAATCCACCACTTGAAGAAATCCTGCTGGCCGAGCCGCGCGGCTTTTGCGCTGGCGTTGACCGGGCGATTGAAATCGTCGAGCGGGCGCTGGTCAAGTTTGGCGCACCGATTTATGTCCGCCATGAAATCGTGCACAACACCTATGTAGTCAATGACCTGAAGGTCAAGGGCGCGATTTTCATTGAAGAATTGTCCGACGTGCCAGCAGGCGCCACGCTGGTGTTCAGCGCCCACGGCGTCAGCCGGGCGGTGCAGGAAGAAGCCAGGGCGCGGGGTTTCCAGATTTTCGATGCCACCTGCCCGCTGGTGACCAAGGTGCATGTCGAGGTCGCCAAGCTCAACAAGGAAGGCTACGAGTTCATCATGATCGGCCACAAGGGCCACCCTGAGGTCGAAGGCACCATGGGCCAGCTCGACAGCGGCATCCACCTGGTCGAGGACGTGGCCGACGTGGCGCGTATCTCGCCGCTGCAAACCGAGCGCCTGGCCGTCGTCACGCAAACCACGCTGAGCGTGGACGACGCGGCCGAGATCAGCGCCGCCATCGTGGCCCGGTTTCCGCAGGTGCGCAAGCCCAAGCAGCAGGACATCTGCTACGCCACGCAAAACCGCCAGGACGCCGTCAAGGTGCTCAGCCCGCAGGTCGATATCCTGATCGTGGTCGGCAGCCCGACCAGCTCGAACAGCAACCGCCTGCGCGAACTGGCCGCCAAGCTGGGCACCGAGGCCTACATGGTCGATGACGCCAGCGAGCTGCAGGAAGCCTGGTTCGAAGGCAAGAGCCGTGTCGGCCTGACGGCAGGCGCGTCGGCCCCCGAGGTGCTGGTCAGGCAGGTCATCGACCGCATCAAGGCGCTGGGCGCGGTGGCTATCCGCAAGATGGACGGGGTCGAGGAAACCATCAAGTTCCCCTTGCCCAAGGGATTGAAGCTGGACGCGCAGGGCCAGCAGCTTGAGGTCGGCGACAGCCAGCTTCATCAGCTGAGCTGACCGTCGATGACAGTCAACCGCTATCAAATCGAGAGCTGTCAGCACACGTTCAGCGAGCGCTACAGCCACTTTATCCGTCGAACTCCGCTCTGGAAGCTGCCCGGCGGGGCGCTGGGCGTGGACTGCGCCGAAGTCTGGCTCAAGCTGGAGCATCTGCAGACCGGCGGCAGCTTCAAGGCGCGCGGCATGCTCAACCGCCTGCTGTCCAACCCGATTCCGCCCAGCGGCGTGATCGTGGCGTCGGGCGGCAATGCGGGCATTGCCACGGCGGCTGCGGCCAAGGAATTGGGCGTGCCCTGCGAAGTCTTCGTTCCCGAAATCTCCAGCCCGGCCAAGCGCGCCCGGCTCGCCGCCCTGGGCGCCCGCGTGGTGGTCGGCGGCGCGGCCTACGCCGATGCGCTGCGGGCCTGCCTGGCGCGCCAGCAGGAAACCGGGGCGCTGCTGACCCATGCCTATGACCAGCCCGAAGTGCTGGTGGGCGCCGGCACCCTGGCGCTGGAAATCGAACAGCAAGGTGGCCTGCCGCATTCGGTGCTGGTCAGCGTGGGCGGCGGCGGCCTGATCGGCGGCGTGGCCAGCTGGTTCGGGCAGCGCAGCCGCGTCGTGGCGCTGGAGCCCGAACTGGCCCCCAGCCTGTACCGCGCGCGTGAAGCCGGCCGGCCGGTGGATGTGGCTGTCAGCGGCATCGCGGCCGATTCGCTCGGTGCCCGGCGCATCGGCGGCCTGGCGTGGGACGTGACCCAGGCGCAGGTGCGCGATGCGCTGCTGCTGACCGACGAATCCATCCGGGCGGCGCAGCTGTGGCTGTGGCAAGAACTCAAGCTGGCCGTCGAGCCCGCCGCCGCCTTGCCGCTGGCCGCGCTGCACAGCCGGCGCTATGTGCCGCGTGCGGACGAAACCGTCTGCCTGATCATTTGCGGCGCCAACGTCGATCCGGCCAGCCTGAACTGAACCCGCCGCCCCATTCCTGGCCATTGCGGCACAAAATACAATCGACCCCATGCTAGACATCAACCTGCTCCGTAAAGACCTGCCCTCGGCCATCGCCCGCCTGGAGACCCGCAAGAGTCCGCAAACCTTCCTCAACGTCGAGGCCTTCCAGACCCTTGAGGCCGAACGCAAGGCCGTGCAGATCAGGACCGAAGAGCTGCAAGGCCAGCGCGGCACCCTGTCCAAACAAATCGGCCAGCTCAAGTCCAGGGGCGAAGACGCCAGCGCCGTGATGGCGCTGGTCAGCCATTCCAAGGCCGAACTCGAATCGTCGGCCAAGCGCCTTGAGCAGATCCAGACGGAAATGCAGGCATTGCTGCTGGCCGTGCCGAACCTGCCGCACGACAGCGTGCCGCAGGGCAGCGGCGAGGCGGGCAACGTCGAGGTGCGCAAGTGGAGCCCGTTCGAAGGCATGGGCGGCGAGCCTGCGGCCTTGAGCTTCGAGCCCAGGGACCATGTCGATGTCGGCCAGCCGCTGGGGCTGGACTTCGAACTCGGCACCAAGCTGACCGGCTCGCGCTTTACCGTCATGAAAGGCCCGCTGGCGCGCCTGCACCGCGCGCTGTCGCAATTCATGCTCGACGTGCAGACGGCCGAACATGGCTACACCGAATGCTATGTGCCCTACATCGTCAACAGCGATTCGCTGCGCGGCACCGGCCAGTTGCCCAAGTTCGAGGAAGACCTGTTCGCGGCCAGGAAAGGCGGGCAGGAAGGCCAGGCCGAGAATGCCGCGCTGTACCTGATTCCCACGTCCGAGGTGCCGCTGACCAATTTTGTGCGCGATGAAGTCGTCGCCGAAGCACAGCTGCCGCTGAAATTCACAGCCCATACGCCGTGCTTTCGCTCCGAAGCTGGCAGCTACGGCCGCGACACGCGCGGCATGATCCGCCAGCACCAGTTCGACAAGGTGGAAATGGTGCAGATCGTGCATCCCGAGAAAAGCTACGAAGCGCTCGAAGCCATGACCGGCCACGCCGAAGTCATCCTGCAAAAGCTCGGCCTGCCGTACCGCGTGATGCTGCTGTGCACCGGCGACATGGGTTTTGGCGCGACTAAGACCTACGACCTGGAAGTGTGGCTGCCGGCGCAGAGCACCTACCGCGAGATCAGCTCGGTGTCCAACTGCGAAGCCTTCCAGGCCCGCCGCCTGCAGGCCCGGTTCAAGAATGCGCAGGGCAAGAACGAGTTTGTCCACACCCTGAACGGCTCGGGCTTGGCCGTGGGCCGCACACTGGTGGCGGTGCTTGAAAACTACCAGCGCGCCGACGGCGGCGTCGATATTCCGGCGGTGCTGCAACCCTACATGGGCGGCATGACGACTCTTTCTCTGCCAGCGGCCTGAACGGCATTTCAGCCTGCTAGAATTGCGGCTCGATACATAGGAGAGGTGGCAGAGTGGCCGAATGTACCTGACTCGAAATCAGGCGTACCGCAAGGTACCGTGGGTTCGAATCCCACCCTCTCCGCCAAATAGTAAAACCTGATAAAAGCTAGTCAAATCAATGACTTGCGATTATCAGGTTTTTTGCTTTCACCGATGGATTTACCACCTCCGCAGCGCTCGGTGGCTGTGCCAAGCGGCTCCTGTCTATTTAAATAATCTTGAAAAAAACCAGTGCTCCGATCAGGCTACCGAGGAATACGGCAAGGCTGACGCCGGAGACGAGAATGACGAACAGGAATTCGGCAGTCGGCAAATCCCCATATTCATTTGCGTTGGTTTCGTACTCGGTTTGCGGCTGACCTTGCAGGCTGTGGCTTGTGTTGATGGAATAGGTGCTGATGGTTTGGGCCATGATGTGTCTCTATCGTTATAAATTTTTGTTTTTGGCAGAACTTTTTCAGACAGAGCAACTGTCTTCAAGTTGTGCTACAGATCAGGGTAGCATTGTCCAGCCCCTCAATCGCTTATTGATGGGCTTATCTGCCGAAAAACGCCAACTAAACACTTCTGCCGTTTTGAGGTCACCCAAAGGCTGATGACGCAGGCGGAAACTTCGCCACATTGTGGGCGCACTCCCTTGCCAGAGGGTATGGGTTCATAGAAGTGTTGCATTTGCTGCATCTTTCAGGATGTTCGTAACATGCCGTAGCGTATGTCCCACCCCGCTCAATGACCAATAGCCCGTTGGAGCTAATCCACCGAGTGGCCACCATGAAAAAAGCCCCGAAACTCGGGGCTTTTTCATTGTCTAGAGCAAGCTGTCAGTGGCTGACCGCGCCATCGGCGCCAAAGCCGGTCTGGGCGCGAACCCACTGGTCGGCAAAAGCGGCGCGCTCTTTGCCGGCGCGTTCGCTCTTGTCGGTGATGGAGAAGACATAACCCAGCAAGAACGCCAGAGGCATGGCAAACAGGGCGGGCTGGTCGTACGGGAAGATCGGCGTGGCGTAGCCAAACACGGTCACCCAGACGGATTTGGACAGCACGACCAGCACCACGGCGGCAATCAAGCCACCGTAACCCGCAGCCAATGCGCCGCGCGTGGTCAGGTCTTTCCAGTACATCGACAGGAACAGCACCGGGAAGTTGCCGGCCGCCGCGATGCCGAAGGCCAGCGCCGCCATGAAGGCCACGTTCTGCTTTTCGAAGGCAATGCCCAGCACCACGGCGATCAGGCCGATGCCGAACGAGGCCATTTTGGAAACCTTGATTTCCTGCGCTTCGGACACATTGCCTTTTTTGATCACGCGGGCATACAGGTCATGCGAGATGGCGGAGGCGCCAGCCAGTGCCAGACCCGAGACCACGGCCAGAATCGTTGCGAAAGCCACCGCCGCCAAAAAGCCCAGCAGCAGGTTGCCGCCCACGGCCTTGGCCAGGTGCATCGCCACCATGTTGCCGCCGCCGATGATCTTGCCGCCCAGCGTGCCGCCTTCGAAGAACTCGGGGTTGGTGCCCACGATCACAATCGCGCACAGGCCCATCAGCAGGATGACGTTGAAGAAAAAGCCCACAAAACCGGCTGCGTACAGAACCGATTTACGCGCTTCCTTGGCGTTGTTGACGGTAAAGAAACGCATCAGGATGTGCGGCAGACCGGCCAGGCCGAACATCAGGCCCATGGCCAGGGAAATGGCGTTGATCGGGTCCTGCAGCAGTTTGCCGGGCGCGAACAGCATGTCCTTGAGCTTGTGCAGCTCGATGGTTTTGGCCGCCAGGGTGTTGAAGCTGAAGCCGAACTGCGAAAAAGCCAGCACGGTGATGACCGTGCCGCCGAACAGCAGCAGGCAAGCCTTGATGATCTGCACCCAGGTCGTGGCGACCATGCCGCCGAAGGTCACGTACACGACCATCAGGGCGCCGACCACGATCACGGCAATGTGGTAGTCCAGGCCAAACAGCAGCTTGATCAGCTGACCCGCGCCCACCATCTGGACGATCAGGTAAAAGCACACCACGGTCAGCGAGCCGATGGCGGCCATCGTGCGCACCTTGCCCTGGTCAAGGCGGTAGGAGGTGATGTCGGCAAAGGTGAACTTGCCCAGGTTGCGCAGGCGCTCGGCCATCAGGAACAGGATGATGGGCCAGCCCACGAAGAAAGCGATCATGAACAGGTAGGCGTCGTAGCCGTTGGTGTACACCATCGCCGTCAGACCGAGCAGCGTTGCGGCCGACATGTAGTCGCCGGCCATCGCCAGGCCATTTTGAAAGCCGGTGATGCCGCCGCCTGCGGTGTAGAAGTCGGAGGCGGTTTTGGTGCGGCTGGCCGCCCAGTAGGTGATGGCCAGTGTCATGCCGACAAAAATGGCAAACATGATGATGGCCGGAACATTCAGCGGCTGCTTCTGGGTGATTTCAACGGCGGGTGCGGCCAGCGCGGCGCCGGCCATCCCCAGTGAAACCAGTCCGGCGGACAGGTTGGCAAGTATTTTTTTCATCATTTTTTTGCTTTCACGGATTCATGCAGCAACTGCTCGGTCAGCGCATCAAACTCTGAATTGGCGCGACGGACATAAACCGCCGTGAGAAGCCAGAACAGGACAAATTGGGCCAGTCCAATCAAGAGGCCGGTGGTGACATAGCTGTCACCCAGCCTGATCGCCAGCACGGAGGGGTTGAAGGCCACCGTCATGAACAGGCCGAAAAAAAGCACCAGGACGATGCCGGTTAAGGTCCAGGCCAGGCGCTCGCGCTTGCTAACCAGTTCTTTGAATTTCGGATTCTTTTGAATCCGGGCATAGATTTCAGAGCTCATGCGTCATCCCCTTTTAAAAAACAAAATCAATTTTTTGCAGTCACCTGCCGTTGGCCGGCGGCACACGTTCAGAACATCTCGACGGGCATGCGGTTGGTGGTCGCGCCCGCCAGGCGAATGCTTTGCGCCAGGCCTGCGGCCTGCGTCAGCACCGACTCGGCGTAGAAGCGGGCGGTGATCAGCTTGGCGGTAAAAAACGCCGGGTCGCTGTCCATCTTGTCCAGCGCGACCATCATGGCCCGGCCCATTTGCCAGCCGCACAGCACCACGCCAGCCAGCTTGAGGTAGTTCACCGCGCCGGCGTACACCGTTTTCGGCTCGCTCTTGCCGTTGGCGACGATGAAGTCAATGGTTTCTTCCAGCGCCTGCCGGCCCTGCCGCAGCGCGACTAGCATGGCGTTGCAGTCCGCGTTGTCGTGGGCGGCGAGGTCTTGCTCGGTGGTGGCGATCCGGTCGCACAGGGCCTTGGCCACGGCGCCCTTGTCGCGCAAGGTCTTGCGGCCGACGATGTCGTTGGCCTGGATGGCGGTGGTGCCTTCGTAGATGGTCAGGATGCGGGCGTCGCGGTAGTGCTGGGCGGCGCCGGTTTCCTCGATGTAGCCCATGCCGCCATGGACCTGCACGCCCAGGCTGGCCATGTCGATGGACATTTCCGTCGAAAAGCCCTTGACCACGGGAACGAGGTATTCGTACACCGCCTGGTTCTGGACCCGCGTGGCATCGTCGGCGGCGTGGTGCGCCATGTCGCTGGCGGCGGCGGCCACGTAGGCCAGGGCGCGCGCGCCCTCGATGTGGCTGCGCATGGTCAGCAGCATGCGCTTGACATCGGGATGGTTGATGATGGCGACCGGGCCGGCCGAGCCCGCCAGGTCGCGGCTCTGGGCGCGGTCATGCGCAAAACGCACCGCTTGCTGATAAGCGCGGTCGGCAATCGCAATGCCTTGCATGCCCACGGCAAAGCGCGCGGCGTTCATCATGATGAACATGTATTCGAGGCCCCGGTTTTCCTGGCCCACCAGGTAACCGACCGCGCCGCCATGGTCGCCAAACTGCAGCACGGCGGTCGGGCTGGCCTTGATGCCGAGCTTGTGCTCGATGGACACGCACCAGGCGTCGTTGCGCTCGCCCAGGCTGCCGTCGTCATTGACCATGAACTTGGGAACGACAAACAGCGAGATGCCTTTGACGCCTTCGGGCGCACCGGGCACGCGGGCCAGCACCAGATGGACTATGTTCCCGGTCATGTCGTGCTCGCCGTAGGTGATGAAAATCTTGGTGCCGAACACCTTGTAGCTGCCGTCTTCCTGCGGTTCTGCGCGTGAGCGCACGGCGGCCAGGTCGGAGCCGGCCTGCGGCTCGGTCAGGTTCATGGTGCCGGTCCACTCGCCGCTGATGAGCTTGGCGGCAAACTTGCGCTTGAGTTCGTCGCTGCCCGCGACCAGCAGCGCTTCGATGGCGCCATCGGTCAGCATCGGGCACAGCGCGAACGACAGGCTGGCGGCGTGCAGCATTTCGGCGCACGGCGTGGCGATCAGCTTGGGGAAACCCTGGCCACCAAACTCGGGCGGATGGATCACGCCTTGCCAGCCGCCTTCGGAAAACTGTTTGAACGCTTCCTTGAAGCCGGGCGTGGTGGTGACCGCGCCGTCTTTCCAGCTGCTGGGGGTTTTGTCGCCTTCCCAGTTCAGCGGGGCAACCACGCTTTCACAGAACTTGGCGGACTCTTCGAGCACCGCCTGGGCGGTGTCGATGCCGTAGTCTTCAAAGCCGGGCAGGGTGCTGACCTGGGACAGGCCGGCGAGTTCCTGCATGGCAAACAGCATGTCTTTGAGGGGGGCTTGGTAGCTCATGGTTTACTTTCTGGCGTGGAGTAATGAAGGAACGGCTCAGGCGATGGCCTGGGCGGCGGACAGGGCGGCCGCCTTGACGGCGCGCCGGGCGGACGAATCGACCTTCACCAGCGCTTCGCCATCAATGACCATGACGCCCTTGACGCTGCAGGTGGTCTGCAGCACCACCCGGCCACGCTCGGCGATGACCTCGCGCACCTTGACGGTGGCATGCACGGTGTCGCCGGGGCGCACCGGGGCCAGGAACTTCAGGTGCTGGTCCATGTAGATGGCGCCGGGGCCGGGCAAACGGTTGGCGACCGCCGCCGAGATCACGCTGGCCGACAGGAATCCGTGGGCAATGCGGCCCTTGAACGCCGTGGTGGCCGCGTACTCTTCGTTGATATGGATGGCGTTGCAGTCGCCCGACACGCCGGCAAACAGCACGATGTCGGCTTCGGTGATGGTTTTGGAAAAGGTGGCGCTCATGCCCACATGCAGGTCTTCGATGTCGTAGCCGTTCAGGTCGTTCATGTCAGTGTCTCGTCTTGTTGGTTGATTGATTGAAGGGTTGGCGCGGCCTTACCGGATCTGGCAAGTAATAACTTCCCGTCCGTCATTCCCGCGAAGGCGGGAATCCAGCAACACGGGCTGAAACACTCAAACGAGTCTGGATACCCGCCTTCGCGGGTATGACGCAGGGAAGTTATTGCTGACCGCATCCTTACATCCCGCTGTAGTTCGGCCCGCCGCCGCCCTCGGGCGTGACCCAGACGATGTTCTGGGTCGGGTCCTTGATGTCGCAGGTCTTGCAGTGCACGCAGTTCTGCGCGTTGATCTGCAGGCGGTCCGTGTTGTCCGGGTTCTTGACGAACTCATAGACGCCGGCCGGGCAGTAGCGGCTCTCGGGGCCGGCATATTTCGCCAGGTTGACGCTGACCGGAACGCTCGCGTCCTTCAGGGTCAAATGCGCGGGCTGGTGTTCCTCGTGGTTGGTGTTGCTGATGAACACCGAAGTCAGGCGGTCAAACGTGATCTTGTTGTCGGGCTTGGGATAAAGGATGGGCTGGCACTCGGATGCCGGCTTGAGCATCGCGTGGTCGGGCTGGGTGCGGTGGATCGTCCACGGCGGGCTCTTGACGCCGATTTTGGGCAGCAGCCATTGCTCGATGCCGGTCATCAAGGAGCCCACGTACACGCCCTTCTTGAACCAGGCCTTGAAGTTGCGCGCCTGGTTGAGTTCGGCGGCCAGCCAGCTTTTTTCGTACGCCTCGGGGTAGCTGCTCAGCTCGTCATGCTGGCGTCCTGAAGTCACTGCGGCATACGCCGCTTCGGCCGCGAGCATGCCGGTCTTGATCGCCGCGTGGCTGCCCTTGATGCGGCTGGCGTTCAGGTAGCCGGCCTCGCAGCCGATCAGCGCGCCGCCGGGAAACACGGTCTTGGGCAGGCTCAGCGCGCCGCCGGCCGTGATGGCCCGCGCGCCGTAGCCGATGCGCTTGCCGCCCTCCAGATACTTGCGGATCGCCGGATGCGTCTTCCAGCGCTGCATTTCCTCGAACGGGCTGAGATAAGGATTGCTGTAGTCCAGCCCGGTGACAAAGCCCAGCGTGACCTGGTTGCCCTCCAGGTGGTAGAGAAAGCCGCCGCCGTAGGTAGCGCTGTCCATCGGCCAGCCGGCGGTGTGAACGACCAGGCCGCTCTGGTGTTTGGCCGGGTCGATCTCCCAGAGTTCCTTCACGCCCAGCGCGTAGGCCTGCGGGTCTTTGCCCTCGTCGAGCTTGAAGCGGCTGATCAGCTGGCGGCCCAGGTGGCCGCGCGCGCCTTCGGCAAACACCGTGTACTTGCCGTGCAGCTCCATGCCGAGCTGGAAGTTGCCCGTGGGCTCGCCGTCCTTGCCGACACCGAGGTTGCCCGTGGCCACGCCCTTGACGGAGCCATCGTCGTTGTACAGCACCTCGGCGGCGGCAAAGCCGGGAAAGATTTCAACGCCCAGGCTTTCGGCTTGACCAGCCAGCCAGCGCGTCACGTTGCCCAGGCTGATGACGTAGTTGCCTTCGTTGTGAAAGCAGTCGGGCACGAGGAAATCAGGGGTCCGGGTGGCGCCGGTTTCGCTCAGGAACAAGACCTCGTCGCCAGTCACGGGCTGCGTCAAGGGCGCGCCGAGTGCCTTCCAGTCGGGGATCAGCTCGGTGAGCGCCCTGGGGTCCATCACCGCGCCCGAGAGGATGTGCGCGCCGGGTTCGGAGCCTTTTTCGAGCACGACGACGGACAGCTCCGTGCCTTGCTCGCTGGCCAGCTGCTTGAGGCGAATGGCCGCCGACAGCCCGCCCGGG
This DNA window, taken from Polaromonas hydrogenivorans, encodes the following:
- a CDS encoding electron transfer flavoprotein-ubiquinone oxidoreductase, whose amino-acid sequence is MTPAEILAQYGPREAMEYDVVVVGGGPGGLSAAIRLKQLASEQGTELSVVVLEKGSEPGAHILSGAVMDPRALTELIPDWKALGAPLTQPVTGDEVLFLSETGATRTPDFLVPDCFHNEGNYVISLGNVTRWLAGQAESLGVEIFPGFAAAEVLYNDDGSVKGVATGNLGVGKDGEPTGNFQLGMELHGKYTVFAEGARGHLGRQLISRFKLDEGKDPQAYALGVKELWEIDPAKHQSGLVVHTAGWPMDSATYGGGFLYHLEGNQVTLGFVTGLDYSNPYLSPFEEMQRWKTHPAIRKYLEGGKRIGYGARAITAGGALSLPKTVFPGGALIGCEAGYLNASRIKGSHAAIKTGMLAAEAAYAAVTSGRQHDELSSYPEAYEKSWLAAELNQARNFKAWFKKGVYVGSLMTGIEQWLLPKIGVKSPPWTIHRTQPDHAMLKPASECQPILYPKPDNKITFDRLTSVFISNTNHEEHQPAHLTLKDASVPVSVNLAKYAGPESRYCPAGVYEFVKNPDNTDRLQINAQNCVHCKTCDIKDPTQNIVWVTPEGGGGPNYSGM